Sequence from the Pirellulales bacterium genome:
ACGCACGCACTCCTGGCTCAACCGCGCACGGCGCTTGTTGATCCGCTGGGAAAAGAAAGCCGCGAATTATCTGGGCCTGCTCCATTTTCAATTCGCTATCGTCGCCTTGAGAGCCGCCAAGGTTCTCGGATAGGCTTTTAATCCCTAGCGGCATCGTCGTATGTCCAATTCGGTAGCAGGAAGGTGGATGTCAGTCAGCGCAATTGCATTGCTCAAGGCTGCACCCAGTGCGGTGTTGTCAAATATGCACCATACGTCCTGTGCCTCACTCGCCGTTGTCGACACCAATTTGGCGAGTTTGCCCAGTGCGAGCTCGTCATAGGGCGAATAGTACATGCGAGGTGAACCATGCCAGCGAAAATAGCACATCTGCATACAGGCTCCGGGGGCTGCGGCGCCCGGCACAATGCTTGGATCAGCGGCCACTCGGCCAATGGAATACTCCGTCATTAGCCCTTCCGCCTTAGGCGCAAACCAACTCAAATGCCGCGGTTCGCAAACGATCGGCGTTTCGATCAGTTGTCGAAGTGCTCTAAAAAATCGCTCAACGTTCGAGAGATCACATTCAACACTTGGCGGCAGCTGGATGAGGATTGGACCGAGCTTGCTTCCCAAGCCGGAGACTTCGTCAACAAATTGCTGTGTTTCTCGCTCAACATTAACCAGCCGGCCGACGTGGGTTATTAGCTTGGGCATCTTCACGGAGAATTGAAAGTCTGCTGGTGTCGATGCGCCCCAGCGCTCATATGTTTTCTTGCGATGGGAGCGATAAAACGATGAATTAATCTCGACGCAGTTTAAGCGAACCGCGTAACGCTGGAGATGAGTTCCGTTACGCGGAAACAAGTCAAGGAATTCCTTGCGAAGATTCCAACCGGCGCAACCAACGAACAGAGACATGACCGTGATTTTCTAAAGTGCGTTTTAACTCAATCTCTGGTCTGCCCAATTACAGACTTAAAAAGCGGTAAAAGATGGGCTGCGTTTGATTGGTCGTAGCTAAAGCTGGCAAAAATTGCGCCAATCGCAATGGCACGGATGTTGCGGAAAGTTCAAGGGGAAACTGTCCATAAAATAGAAGTCAGCGCGTTACGACCCGGAGAGGGTGGGTGTCAATCAACCACGCTGACGCCTTTGGAGGCACAAGGCGCATACGAAGATGAAGACCTCTAAAAAAGTAGGGCCTCAGGTATCGGCTCGCGATTTTCTGCCGACAAAGTTGAGCCTCGGTAACCTTCGGCGCGCCGCCGCAGATTGCAAAGGATGTCCACTCTACGAGAACGCCACCCACACAGTCTTTGGCGAAGGCTCTGCGAATGCGCGGCTTATGCTCCTGGGCGAGCAGCCGGGGGATGCCGAGGATCGTGAGTGCCGCCCCTTTGTGGGACCGGCCGGTCGATTATTACGGGAGGTGCTCGCGGACGTGGGAATTGACTTCGAGGAAGCTTATGTGACCAACGCCGTGAAGCACTTCAAATGGACCCCCCGCGGCAAGCGTCGCCTGCATGCCAAACCTAACTCTCGCGAAGTCAACGCCTGCCGACCCTGGCTGCACGCCGAAATCGCGGTTGTAAATCCCACGTTAATCGTTTGCCTGGGCGCTACAGCTGCACAGTCATTGCTCGGTTCCGGCTTTCGGGTGACCCGCGAACGGGGGAAGATCATTACCGGGTCCGACCTGCCGCCCATCCTGGCTACCTATCACCCCTCGGCCCTGTTGCGGGCGCCGGATGAAGCTAGCCGGCGAGCCATGCGCCGTGAATTCATGGCCGATTTGCGGCGCGCTGCTGGCTTCGTCGAACTGGAGTCGCGGAGAACCACGCGTAAGTCACGCCGCGAGTCTGTCTGAGCCAACGACGGTGGCCGCAGCGATGGACTAGGTCCGTTGCGAGAACGCGTCAGTGTGTTGATGGTTTGCCAACGGAGCGAAGGAGTCTTGGTCCGCAATCGACCCTTGAATGCATATTTGGCGACCGTCGCGACGTCAACCGGCTGAAGACGTCATGCCACTAGGGGACGCGACCCATATCTCAGTTGAACTTTAAGCGACGTAATGTCTTCCAAGAAGCGGAGATCATTGTGGAAGGGCCCTCACTCGCTATCTTGATCGAAGAAACTCAGGCGTTTGTCGGAAAGCGCGTGTTAGATTGCACGGGTTCGACGACTAAGGTCGATTGCCGTGCAATTAAAGGCCAAAGGCTGCTTGAGCTTGCTTCTTGGGGAAAGCACTTTCTATTGTGCCTGGAATCGGTGGTCCTGCGTGTTCATTTTCTGATGTACGGTAGCTATCGCATCAATCACGCCAAGCCAGGGAGATCTCCGCAACTGACTCTGAAGTTCCGCAGCGGCTCGATCCATCTCTACTCTTGCTCGATCCGGCTCTTGAATGAACCGATCGCATCGATTTACGATTGGCGCGTCGACGTAATGTCGCACCAATGGGATGAGCAGCGAGTCCGCCGGCTCGTTGCAAAACAGACTGACTCCATGGTTTGCGACGTACTGCTCGACCAGGACGTTTTCGCGGGCGCCGGCAACATCATCAAAAACGAAGTACTCTTCAACCTAAAGCTCCATCCCGAAACAAAGGTCGGAATACTGACCGCAGCTGAACGACGAGCGTTGGTTCGCGAAGCGCGAGATTATTCGTTACGGTTCTACCGCTGGAAAAAGGCCTATGTTTTACGAAAGAACTGGAGCATCTATCGCAAGCGTACTTGCCCACTGTGTAACTGTTCCGTGAAGATGAAAAAGACCGGTAGACGCAACCGCATAAGCTTTTTTTGTCCGACGTGCCAAAACCCTCGCAAGTCCTCGCGAGCAAAGAAGTCACGAGATAGTCGCTGAGGGGTTTGTGCTCCTCCACTGTGATGATAGCTGTGGGCTTCTTTAGGCTACAGGACGGTGTGCTTCCTTGAGTTCCGAATAGTGCGAACGTTCAGAGTGAATATTGAGAAATAAACCTACGCTTCTCCAACGCTCGGTGATGTCATGGAAAGCCTGACAAGGTTGCTTAGCTGGGTGTTCGGCGGCGATGAGCCGACAAACTCCCTGCTGCTGCACCAAATCATGCTGCGTGCGCTGCTGGTCTATATCGTGGGCCTCGTTGTTGTGCGACTCGGCAAGAGCAGACTGGTAAGTAGGGCGAGTCCCTTTGATATTCTGCTCGGTTTTATTCTCGGGTCGCTCCTTAGCCGCGGCATCACCGGCCATGCTTCGCTTTCCGGTACTTTTGTGGCAACTGCAGCACTTGTGGCTGTGCATTGGACTTTTACGGGGTTAGCCCTCAGGTCACATTTCTTCGGATCACTGATCAAGGGCGATGTCACCCCGCTAATTCGAGATGGCCATTTGCTGTTGGCAAACTTGCGCGAGAGCCATATATCCGAGCACGATCTTGAGGAGGCAGCCCGGATGCATGGTGTTGAGAGCCTTGGTCAGGTTGCGCAAGCCTTTAAGGAAAGAAACGGCGAGGTGAGTATTATCAAATCCCAATCGTAGGCGGCGGTTGATAAGGCGCTCTTGCTGAAATATTCCGCAAGTCGCGCGGTAAAAATTCTTCGTGCATCTGGGGAATCCTGGCAGAAGAACTCAGCGGGGCATTTGACGTGTCGGTGGAGGCGCCGCTGGCGGAACTACAAAGCAAGAGTTGAACCCTCTCAGGCCGACACCTGTCAGACTCAAATGCTGCAAAACTGGACATCGTGAGGGTTCGCCCCGTTCGAGCAGAAAGAGAGTCGAAAAATGCAACTCATTCAAACGCGTGGCCACTCCGAAGAGTTCAATGTCATCGCAAATACGGAACACGTACAAGCTGCAATAATGACTCTGCGAGGGCGCAGTGCAAGCGACGATGTACCTCGCAATGAGCATGCAAGGTCCGAGCAATGGCTGTTTGTCGTGTCAGGCACAGGCACTGCCACGCTAATTCCAAAAGGCGCTCGGCGAAGGACGGTTAAATTGCGACCTGGCTCATTGCTCATTATCGAGAAGGGTGATCTTCATCAAATAAGGCACGCGGGGCGAGGCGCGCTACGCACCATCAATTTTTATTCGCCCCCCGCTTATCGGACAGATACGACGCTCAGACCCAAAATTAAGGCGAAGTCTTGAGCTTCACATCCCATCCGATCGCGGGTCGAAAGACCTTATGTTTTCGATGATTTCCTTTTTGTCCCCTTTTTCTTGGGAACTTTATCGCCTTTTTTTCGCGCTTCTGAGAGACCGATCGCTATGGCCTGTTTGCGGCTCTTGACCTTTTTCTTCGACTTGCCGCTTTTTAGGGTGCCCTTCTTCTTCTTGTGAAGCGCTCGCTTAACCGAACTTCCCGCCTTCTTGCCGTATTTGGCCATGGCAATCTCCATCGAGTCTGTAGGAATGGACAACGGGCTATGCGCTGTACGAACTGTCCACTCGAGGGCCTATAGCGCATCGCTCGGGCGCGTATTGGTCATTGTTGAGTCGATGCATAATCCGACCAACCTTGCTCGACCAAAGGGGCAGTAGTCATTTCGGAACTCCGTTGCGAAGCGAGCTCCTGTTCCAGGCCCTTAGCGGCTTTCCGGTCACGCTCGTGGCCGGTGATCTCCTTTTGCATTTGTCCGGCAGTCTCTTGGACTTGAACTGTGGGGTCCTCAACGTATTCCCATTGTTCGCCCTTTTCCCATGGTCCTTTGCCTTTGTTCCAGGGTCCTCGGGCGTCTTCTTCGCCGTTCGACATATTGAAATATGTGTGGGTGAACCGCAAATCGCCCTGAAGAATTCCGGGAGGGAAATTGGGCTCAATCGTCGCCAAAGCAGCACTGAACTGCTGGAAATGCGCGATTTCGCGAGTCATCAAAAACCTCAGGCTGTCCTGCACGTGAGGATCGTCAGTGAATTGGAGCAGTCGCTCGTAAATTATCTTTGCCCTTGTCTCGGCGCCGATATTCGAGCGGAGGTCGACCGTGAGATCACCGTTTGCATTCACAAATGCGCCCGTCCAGGGAACGCCTAGCGAGTCCGTCACTAACGGACCGCCTGCAGACTCAAGTAGAAAACGGGGATTGTCCATCGCCATGCCAATGACATCATTCTTTTTGGAGGAACCGTTCCCGATTTGGGCTACCAAATTACCCTCGGCCGCGTCTTTCAGTTGGCCGTTGACGCCATCTAACAGCATTGTGATTGTCGCCCCTACTATCTCTAAATGGCTAAATTCTTCCGTGGCGATGTCCATCAGCAAGTCGTACTTATCCGGATAAGCGCGCCGACATCCAAATGCCTGCACAAAGTACTGCATGGCAGCCTTCAACTCACCATTGCCGCCGCCGAACTGCTCAAGTAGCAGATTGGCGAAGCGGGGATCGGGATGCGACACGCGGGCGTCGAACTGCAAGTCCTTAATATGGCGGAACATCGGGGATGCACTCCGTTAAGAGGTGTATTCTTCGCGGTAGACATGGAGGAACGAGCAAACTACGTGCCGTCGAAGCAAGCAACGGTCGAAGTTCCAAGGCATTGAACGTACTGGGTCAAATCACTGGTTGCGTCGCCCTTTGCTCGTCGCATGTCCCTCCAAAAGAGACACCAGCGGTAAGCTGACTGCGAGGGCCGAGTAGACCAGCAGCATGGAAGTTGGCGATAAGCGCTTTTCAAAGCCCGGGGTCAGCCGTTTTGGGACGACGTGATAGTCAGTGACATATGCCAGTCCGGCAACTGCCACCCCACCTAATACTGCAGTCGCCACATTTCCTTTCCGCGCCAATTTTCCGAAGAAGACCTCGTAGACGAGAGACCAGGACGTTACGGCCATGGTATTTAACACTGTGCCCACAGCGGTGTATTGAATCGATGCATCATCTTGTTCTGCAGCGGTATCGCCCCAAACGATATGGCTAATTGCGTTCACCGGAGCGATTGGTTCGCCGTCATCTCGTCGGCCGCAAATGGCGGCTACCGCAGTCGTTACTGCGCTGGCAGGTAGCGCTGTGCGCATCGCTCGCGACACGAGCCGATGCAGTTGAAGTAATGAGTTCATGGCAAAGCCTCCTCAGAGGACCTACGGAAATCCCCGAAGTCAGACTGAAACCGCCATCAGGGCGGACAGTGCTGCTTCCTGACTAGTTTCGCAGAGCCGTAGCGGAGCAAGTCTTGTGCCTCGTTCGCGGGTCCGCGGGCTGCGCCTACTTGCGGAGCAGCTTTCGCAGCGCAGCTAGCGAGTGCGTATTCAGGACGTCCTTGGCGCCGAGCCATCCTCTGCGGGCCTGGTTGATTCCGGCCGAAATGAAGCAAAGCTCACGAGTGCTATGAGCATCCGTGTTGATTGCGATCTTGATCCCTTGTTCCTTAGCCATTCTTGCACGCTCGGCGGACAGATCGAGGCGATCGGGACTCGAATTGATTTCAAAGAAGCAGTCCCTGCTACGTGCGTGCTGCATAAGCTTGTCAAAGTCGAGTTCGTACCCTTCGCGTTTCAGCAAAAGACGCCCTGTCGCGTGCCCCAGAATGTTGAAGTAGGGATTGTCCATTGCGCGGAGAAGGCGGTTAGTCTGTTGTTCCCTATTGAGCGCGAACCGTGAATGGATTGAGCAAATGGTCAGATCGAGTTCTTTAAGAATCGCATCGGAATAGTCAAGCTTTCCGTCTTCGAGGATATCTACCTCGCCAGATTTCAAGACGGTCAATCCTTTCAGCTTGGCATTGAGCTTGTCGATGGCCTTGATTTGCTGAAACAACCGCTTTTCGGTAAGCCCGTTGGTGATCTTTAGAGACTGGGAGTGGTCGGTAATCGCGATGTATTCATAGCCTCGCTGCTGGGCGGCTTCGGCCATAGCGAGGAGAGTGTCTGCGCCGTCGCTTTCCGTGGTATGCATGTGCAAATCGCCACGAATATCTTGCAGCGATACGAGCGTCGGCAGCGCATTGACGGCTGCAGCTTCTACTTCTCCTCGATCTTCTCGAAGTTCGGGCTCGATAAATTGCAAGCCAAGTCTGGCATAGACGGCGCCTTCATCTGAGGCCTTTCGGCCAAGTGCCTTCGCGGTTATTGGATCACGCTGCTTCTTCGCTAGTGAAACCAACGCAGCGAGGTGCGAGTCCGAGCCAGTATGATGGAGAAGCGATAATCCCCACTCCTCAGACTTTGACCAGACAAGATTTATGGTTCGCCCTTCTGACAGTTGGAATCGTTTTTCATGCTTGCTCTTTGAGGGCTCCGGATGGGGAATCGCAAACCGGGCGAACCGCTTAAAAATCGTTGAAGCACTTCGCCCGGAGATGAGAAATCCCAAATCACCGACGGTGTCTTTTTTTCGACGCAGACTCCCAATAGCAGCGACCTGGGTAGCCCCGCATTGGGAGAGTTGTTCTTGGATTGCCGGAATAAGCTTCTCGGCAGCCCACAAAAGCATCCGTGGCCGTTCGTGCAGCCCCTGCCGGATATGAAACTCAAGCCTCGCTCCGAGCACCTCGCGAATCTCTCCACTGTCTAGCCGCTCCTTTAACTCCCGCAAGCTGCCAATACCGAGTTTCTTGTAGATCCGCTTAATCTTCGTGGGATCAAGAGCCGGCTTTGTCGCCAATTCAAGGAGACCTGGCTCAAGCTTCCCGAGTGCTCTTTCTAATTGGGGAAGACCACCCGTCCGGACAATCTGCTCGATCGTGGCGCTGATACCTGGTCCAATCGCCGGGAGCTGCTTTAAATCTTCACCTCGCGAGACGAACTTTGTCACATCTTGTTTTAGAGTTTCAAGCGTTTCTGCTGCCCGCCGATAAGCCTTGATCTTAAATCTGTCAGCACCCTCTAGAACAAGGACCGCTGCATAGCGGCGCAGGAACTCGGCAATCTGGGCATTGCTCATGGCCATCTCTAAGCGCGCCGCCGATGAGCGGGGTGCTGCTTTCTCTTTGCAGACTTGGCTTTGTCGTTTCGCGCTGGATGAGCCGAGCGGGCAGACCCATTCTTGCCCGCGTGGGCCACACTTCGCTGCAAGGCCTCCATCAAATTGATGACCTCACCTTCTTCTTCCTCAGGCGCTTCGATCTCAATACCCTTTTCTTTCGCCTCAATGGCCTGCTTGACCTTTTTGCGGTAGTTGTCCTTGTATTCGCTAAAGTCGAATTTGCCCTCGTGCCACTTGCCCACCAGGTCTTCGGCAAGCTTTAGTTTCCGAGGAGTCGTATGGGCGCGCGTGAACTCGCTCTTGATTTCGGCGGGCTTTCTAATTTCTGCATCGTAATTCAGCATTGCCATCGTCAGAACACCATCTAGTGGACGTATCAGAGCGAGCTGCTCTCGGCCCGAAAACACAACTTGCCCAATGCCCCAACGGTTCTTTTTTTCCATCGCTGCCTCAAGCAGCGAATAAGGCTCGCCGGCACTGGCGCCCGAAGGAATCAGATAATACATCCGGCCATCAAAATAGATGGGATCAATCTCATCGGACGTGACGAAGGCATCAATCGTCAGCGCCTTGTCCTTCTCAGTGCGAAGCGTGTCCAGTTCCTCTTTATCGAACTCGACATACTTGCCCTTGGCGTACTCATAGCCCTCGACGATTTCGTCGTTCGGCACTTCGCCATGCTTAGGGCAGACCTTTGCGTAATGAATGCGCTCGTGGTCGGGCTCATGTAGCAGATGGAAATGGACTTCAGCATTCTCTTTGATTTCAGCATTGACTGCCTGCACCTCAAAGGAGACTAAGCCGAAGCGAAGCTGTCCGCGCCAACTGGCTCGGAACTTCGATCTGGATTTAGATTTCGGTTTTCTCCGCGTGGTGGCCATGGTTTATCTCCTGACATCATCGGCGTGCGCTAGCGGGTTTAAGTTTGCGAAGCATTGAGGTGGTGATGCCTTGATCTGTGTTCTGGATCCCGGCCCACGGATCTTTTTTCAGTCGCAAGAGCCTTCCCGGAAGATTCTGAAGAGTGAAATGGTTCGAGGTGATTTTATTGCTCAGCTCGTCCCAGCTGATCGGCACACTTACGGGGGCGCCGGGTCGTGCGCGGGTGGAATAGGGGGCAATCGCCGTCGCTCCGCGATCGTTACGCAAATAATCGACAAAGATCTTCCCTTTGCGAGCAGCCTTACTCATAGTCGCGATATAGCGATCAGGTGCGGCCGCCACCAGAAAATCAGCCACAGCCCGGCAAAAGGCTTTTGCATCGTTCCAGCTTGTGCGTCTACGAATAGGCACAACGATATGAACTCCCTTGCCACCGGTCGTCTTAATAAACGACGTTAAATCGAGTTCCTTTAGCAGGAGCCGCACTTCTTTAGCCGCGGTGACCACCTGGGGCCAATTAACACTTGGATCGGGATCGAGATCGAAAATGAGCCTGTCGGGTTTTTCGAATTGATCGGCTTGAGATCCCCAGAGATGGATTTCGAGCACGCCCATTTGCACAAGCGACACGAGACCTTGAACATCGTAGAGTGCCAGGTAGTCCTCTGTTTTTGATTTCTCAGTTACTTTGAAACGTCGCAAATGCTCCGATGTCCCTTCGCCTGGATGCTTTTGAAAAAAGCACTTCTGAGCGCTTCCTGCCGGGCAACGCACAAGCGACAGCAAGCGATTTTCGACGTGCGGCAACATCCAATCGGCCACTTGCTCGTAATAGGTGGCGAGATCCCTTTTCGTAATGCCGTCCTCGGGGTAGAGAATCTTATCGGGGTGTGAAAGTCTCACGCCTGCCACTTCACCGTCGGTATTGGCGGATTTCTTGGCATGCAATAATGGGGACGCGGAACCTTTGGCTACAGTTTTTAATTCGGCCATGTGTTTGGCTTTTTTCGTTGATTTGATCGTAGGCGCCGAAATGGGATCATCTCTGACGACATCTTTGGCTGCCTTATCCTCACGCAACCCTTGAAACGACGGATGCCGGAGCTGCCGCTCCTTGGTCCAATTTGAAAACTCAATCTGCGCAACGAGCGAGGGTTTGACCCAGGTCACGCCACGCGCTTGCCCCGTGGTACCGGATAAATCGTAGAATGGTGATTTCGGCTGCGCGAGTTTCACCAATTTCGCATGCAATGTGCCTAGCGTGCGTTCATCAAAACCAGTTCCTACACGCCCAGCATACTTAAGCTGTTGCTCATCGTCGTAGTAACCAATCGCTAGAGCGCCAAAGTTGCTTCGCGAGCCGCTCGGAACTGTAAAACCACCAATGACGAATTCTTCTCGAAGCGAGCATTTGATTTTTAACCAGTCGAGACCGCGACCAGGTGAATAGGGACGCCCCAAGCGTTTGGAGACGATGCCTTCAAGTCGCAGCCGCGATGCTTCGGCAAAACACTTAGGGCCGTTCCCCACGACATGGTCGCTAAAATGGAGCAAGCCGTCCGAGCGGCTTGGAATAATCTGGGCGAGGAGCGACTTTCGATCCTCAATCGGGTTTTCGCGGAGATCAAAGCCATCGAGATAAAGAAGGTCGAAACAGTAGAACTGAAAGGGTGTCAAGCCTCCGGCCTGAAACGAATTCTGTAGGGCCTGAAAGCTGGTCGTTCCATCGGGCTGCATGACGACGACTTCGCCGTCAAGGATCGCAGTCTTTAGCGGAAGGCCCGCGACAGCTTTTGCAAGGCTCGGAAACTTTGCTGTCCAGTCGCGACCGTTGCGGCTAATAAACCGCACCTTGCCCCCCTCAATACGGCAAAGCATGCGGTAGCCGTCAAACTTGATCTCGTGAATCCAATCATCTCCCTCGGGAGCATCCTTGGTGAGGGTCGCGAGTTGCACTGTAGGCGACGCCGGAATAGCCGCTCTCTTGCCTTTGACTGTCTTCAGCGCCTTCGCGACATCTGCTTTCTTGGCGACGGGCACTTTCTTCGAGGCGCCAGTGGCGGGGATCCCTTTCGGCGAGACTTTTTTCGCTGATCCTTTCTTGTGGCCGTTCTGTAAGACTTCGCCGTTTCGACCCCATACCCGTTTCGCCTGCGTCGCGATCTCCTCGAGGTCACGGCCAGTCGTCACACTCATCGGTGATTCCTCCGTTACGTCGAGCGACGGATCAGCGAATTCGTCTCGCTCCTTAAACAAAAACCAGTGCCGCGCATCATGGGCTCCGCGCCTGCCTCCTTTTCGCACGAGCATCCAGCCGCCTGCCAGCTTTTCACCGTGCAAGGTGAACTTCAGCCTTCCTTCGCGGTAGTCTTTCTTCGCATCGCCAACAGGCTCCCAGCTTCCTCGATCCCAGAGCATGACCGTTCCGCCGCCATATTCGCCAGGCGGGATAATGCCCTCAAAACCTCCATACTCCAGCGGATGATCTTCCACCTGCATCGCCAAGCGTTTTGTCGCCGGGTCCAGCGACGGGCCCTTCGGCACAGCCCAACTCTTTAGGACACCGTCGAGTTCGAGCCTGAAGTCGTAGTGCAAATGCGAGGCGGCGTGCTTTTGAATCACAAAGCTGAGTTTCTTGTGGGAAGAGACTCGCCCGCCACGAGGCTCGGCGGTCATTTGAAAATCGCGTTTCTTTCGGTACTCAAGCAGTCCCATAGTTTTTGCGCGCCTGTGAAACTTGGTCCGTGGAGGCGATAGGGGTAGGGAGCAAAGATCAGGCCGCAAGCTTTAGAAATTGCCCTAGGTGGTACGGCATTTGCCATCGCGAGGATATCTCCTTTGCAAACTGGCTCATCAAAAGTCCAAGGAGCTCCGCCATGACTAAAAACGCAGCCCACAAACGCGAGCTCGTAGATACGGGCACAAAGCGCTACGTCCGACGAGATGACAAGGGCGAATTCCGCGAGGTCGACGATCAACACCGCTCGCTGTCGCAGGATCAACGAAAGAAGGCCAAAAACCAGGTCAAAGAAGGTCAAGGGGATAAAGGCGATCGAAAATCAAGTCGTTAGCCAGCTTGCAGACGACCAAACTGGCAGTCCAAAAACCATTGTTAAAGGGAAACGAACCATGAAATTAGGATCACTCGAAGACCTCTTCGTTCACGAACTCAAAGACCTGCTGAGTGCCGAAAAGCAGCTCGTCAAAGCCTTGCCAAAGATGGCTAAGGGGGCGAATAGCGCGGCATTGCGGACCGCCTTTGAAGAGCATTTAGAGCAAACCAAGGGGCACGTCGATCGCTTGGAGAAGATTTTCTCGATCCTGGAGAAGGCTCCGCGAGCCGAGCACTGTAAGGCAATGGAGGGTCTCGTTCAGGAGGGGGCCGATCTTCTGGAGGAGGATGGGGCGCCGACGGTCAAGGACGCGGCACTCATCGGCGCTGCGCAGCGCGTCGAGCACTACGAAATCGCTGCTTATGGGACCACGCGAACCCTTGCGGAGCTCCTCAGCCAGGACGAAGCAGTTGAGCTTCTGCAGCAGACGCTGGATGAAGAAAAAGAAACCGATGAGAA
This genomic interval carries:
- a CDS encoding IS5/IS1182 family transposase — encoded protein: RTHSWLNRARRLLIRWEKKAANYLGLLHFQFAIVALRAAKVLG
- a CDS encoding DUF72 domain-containing protein, with the translated sequence MSLFVGCAGWNLRKEFLDLFPRNGTHLQRYAVRLNCVEINSSFYRSHRKKTYERWGASTPADFQFSVKMPKLITHVGRLVNVERETQQFVDEVSGLGSKLGPILIQLPPSVECDLSNVERFFRALRQLIETPIVCEPRHLSWFAPKAEGLMTEYSIGRVAADPSIVPGAAAPGACMQMCYFRWHGSPRMYYSPYDELALGKLAKLVSTTASEAQDVWCIFDNTALGAALSNAIALTDIHLPATELDIRRCR
- a CDS encoding UdgX family uracil-DNA binding protein (This protein belongs to the uracil DNA glycosylase superfamily, members of which act in excision repair of DNA. However, it belongs more specifically to UdgX branch, whose founding member was found to bind uracil in DNA (where it does not belong), without cleaving it, appears to promote DNA repair by a pathway involving RecA, rather than base excision.) — translated: MKTSKKVGPQVSARDFLPTKLSLGNLRRAAADCKGCPLYENATHTVFGEGSANARLMLLGEQPGDAEDRECRPFVGPAGRLLREVLADVGIDFEEAYVTNAVKHFKWTPRGKRRLHAKPNSREVNACRPWLHAEIAVVNPTLIVCLGATAAQSLLGSGFRVTRERGKIITGSDLPPILATYHPSALLRAPDEASRRAMRREFMADLRRAAGFVELESRRTTRKSRRESV
- a CDS encoding DNA-formamidopyrimidine glycosylase family protein; its protein translation is MNFKRRNVFQEAEIIVEGPSLAILIEETQAFVGKRVLDCTGSTTKVDCRAIKGQRLLELASWGKHFLLCLESVVLRVHFLMYGSYRINHAKPGRSPQLTLKFRSGSIHLYSCSIRLLNEPIASIYDWRVDVMSHQWDEQRVRRLVAKQTDSMVCDVLLDQDVFAGAGNIIKNEVLFNLKLHPETKVGILTAAERRALVREARDYSLRFYRWKKAYVLRKNWSIYRKRTCPLCNCSVKMKKTGRRNRISFFCPTCQNPRKSSRAKKSRDSR
- a CDS encoding YetF domain-containing protein, whose product is MESLTRLLSWVFGGDEPTNSLLLHQIMLRALLVYIVGLVVVRLGKSRLVSRASPFDILLGFILGSLLSRGITGHASLSGTFVATAALVAVHWTFTGLALRSHFFGSLIKGDVTPLIRDGHLLLANLRESHISEHDLEEAARMHGVESLGQVAQAFKERNGEVSIIKSQS
- a CDS encoding DUF6496 domain-containing protein, with the protein product MAKYGKKAGSSVKRALHKKKKGTLKSGKSKKKVKSRKQAIAIGLSEARKKGDKVPKKKGTKRKSSKT
- a CDS encoding manganese catalase family protein, with the translated sequence MFRHIKDLQFDARVSHPDPRFANLLLEQFGGGNGELKAAMQYFVQAFGCRRAYPDKYDLLMDIATEEFSHLEIVGATITMLLDGVNGQLKDAAEGNLVAQIGNGSSKKNDVIGMAMDNPRFLLESAGGPLVTDSLGVPWTGAFVNANGDLTVDLRSNIGAETRAKIIYERLLQFTDDPHVQDSLRFLMTREIAHFQQFSAALATIEPNFPPGILQGDLRFTHTYFNMSNGEEDARGPWNKGKGPWEKGEQWEYVEDPTVQVQETAGQMQKEITGHERDRKAAKGLEQELASQRSSEMTTAPLVEQGWSDYASTQQ
- a CDS encoding PHP domain-containing protein — protein: MSNAQIAEFLRRYAAVLVLEGADRFKIKAYRRAAETLETLKQDVTKFVSRGEDLKQLPAIGPGISATIEQIVRTGGLPQLERALGKLEPGLLELATKPALDPTKIKRIYKKLGIGSLRELKERLDSGEIREVLGARLEFHIRQGLHERPRMLLWAAEKLIPAIQEQLSQCGATQVAAIGSLRRKKDTVGDLGFLISGRSASTIFKRFARFAIPHPEPSKSKHEKRFQLSEGRTINLVWSKSEEWGLSLLHHTGSDSHLAALVSLAKKQRDPITAKALGRKASDEGAVYARLGLQFIEPELREDRGEVEAAAVNALPTLVSLQDIRGDLHMHTTESDGADTLLAMAEAAQQRGYEYIAITDHSQSLKITNGLTEKRLFQQIKAIDKLNAKLKGLTVLKSGEVDILEDGKLDYSDAILKELDLTICSIHSRFALNREQQTNRLLRAMDNPYFNILGHATGRLLLKREGYELDFDKLMQHARSRDCFFEINSSPDRLDLSAERARMAKEQGIKIAINTDAHSTRELCFISAGINQARRGWLGAKDVLNTHSLAALRKLLRK
- a CDS encoding Ku protein, with product MATTRRKPKSKSRSKFRASWRGQLRFGLVSFEVQAVNAEIKENAEVHFHLLHEPDHERIHYAKVCPKHGEVPNDEIVEGYEYAKGKYVEFDKEELDTLRTEKDKALTIDAFVTSDEIDPIYFDGRMYYLIPSGASAGEPYSLLEAAMEKKNRWGIGQVVFSGREQLALIRPLDGVLTMAMLNYDAEIRKPAEIKSEFTRAHTTPRKLKLAEDLVGKWHEGKFDFSEYKDNYRKKVKQAIEAKEKGIEIEAPEEEEGEVINLMEALQRSVAHAGKNGSARSAHPARNDKAKSAKRKQHPAHRRRA